A stretch of DNA from Primulina huaijiensis isolate GDHJ02 unplaced genomic scaffold, ASM1229523v2 scaffold23545_ERROPOS1600000+, whole genome shotgun sequence:
AACAAAGtaaaaaatatggaaaacaaGAATTTATAAAAGTGAAAATTATTAGGAAAAATGTTGAGTTAGTGTTCAAATGAGAGAAGTTTAATAACATGTCTCAAATTGAATATAAAGTATTTACTCATCTTAAAATATAATGAGGGATCTACTCCATAAATAAGTTATTATAAATTCGCAAATAAATTATCCGTATTTAAATCATGGTAGTGGTTGTAAGGGTGTTACATTTAATGATATTGTCGAGGTTAATGGATTTATGAACGTGGCAACTTTAACTTAAATATTAGGTATAACATGAGCCATTAAACAATCGATAAGAGCACATAAAATCTTAGTGTACAAGTAGCATCTGATTCTCTATTGACAGTGCAAGCAGTCACTACCGAACAAGATGATCTTGGGTCTTGGATATATTGGACTTTGTGCAAAGATATTAGGGAGCATTTGAAGAGATCTGCGATTTCTGAATGCATTCAGTTCTGTCGATCGTCGAATAATGTTGCTCATAATATTGCTCGTTTTGATTTTTCTTCGCCTTCACCTTTTGTTTGGATGAATGGtaaattttctttttggttGGTTAATCTTATAATGGATGATTTTAATCAATAAAGTTACGAGTTTTTACCTTAAAAAAATCTTAGTgtacttaaaaaaatttgaaaacttgttAATGCAGACATGATTtcaatatacataaaaaaaattttgaaaatttagttgacatatttatgaattttgtaacctcgagtttttattatatttaaacatgagaattaatttaattgacaaGACAGCTGAATAGATGACTATAACGATAGACTAATAAAGAAATTAAAGTATatgaataaaaattgtttggagCTCGTATTAAGAAGAAAGTACAGGTCGGTAACATGTAagcaaaataaattaacaagGAAGTGGTTGATGTACTATGaggaaaataaaaagtaaatacaCAGAGTAACGAAGTGTAGATCGTTTTTTATATACGTTGGTTTGATCAAGCATAATCTAAAGTTTATAATACGTTTACACACATGTACAACGACTAAGCATTTTTGGTACCATAAGataaagattttattattaatttaatgtacATGGTTGTTTGGTTGGAACTCGTTAGTATTTGGGGTTGTCTCAATGCTTGTTACATAGTCTAGCAAGAGCAAGTGCTTTGATTCCATGTTAAGCACTCTTCATAAGGTGATGTCCCATACTGGGAAGGAGTAAAGTCTTCTTATTagttcttcaatttttttctgaAATAGATAGTTGTATTGACATTGTTCACAGTCGATACACATACAGTAAGATTGTTTTCCATTGAATTTGATTTATACATTGAATATGTAGTTAGCAAAAGATGGTTATTGAGAAAGTATAACATAACAAGTATGTTAATCATTAGGTAATTAAGCATATAAGTAAAATAGATGGTGCCAagtgaatttttatatattatataaaatgtgTTGATTCATagataatttataataaatgttatcgttgtttttgttgattgCAATAAAAGTAGGTTAGTCATTTGTAACTGTTCACCGTTGGTAAATTacaagttataattttttaccCGGAAATCTTAGTcacacaaataagagatccgtctcacaaatacgacccatgagaccgtctcacacaagtttttacctttaGGCTATATATATCTACATAAATACACAGCACATATTCGCCGTAGCTTTAGGCGGAATAAAATGCGGTGTTGATTAGAGCAGATGTGTGCTTTTCGGTGATCAATCCGACTCTGACTAAATACCGATAATATTCAGCAACTTCTTActtaattattgatattaattattgatattgactCACCATATCCCTGACCCTCTTCTGATTCAGGAAAAGTCTACATACACACGACGCCAAAAAAGAACAAAAGAtggtgatatatatatgtatatatatctttttttaatttgaaaaaggTGTAGAGTGTGGGACGTGGCTCAACACAAGTCAAAAAGCGCGCAATTGTGGGAAAAATATTGGTGGGATTGTATCGAATCCGATGCCCATTTGGCATTCGACACCATTATTTTAAACACCATGCTCTGTCTGTCTTTTTGTCTGTCTCTGTCAAACTCTATATAtgtattatcattatttttcaactaatCCCACTCATTCATTTTTCCATAACCCAACGACCGCCGATTTAAGAAACGTATACACCTTTTTTACCAACCTGCAAATTTCAAAAAGGACACAAGACAGATCTACATGCCAAATTTGTTTCCCAGAGATACATGAATCAATCCAACCCGATCTTGTCATACCAAACCATGCTATGTTCCGGGTCTCTGTTACTTTACCTTGTTGCCATCTTTCTGCTTCTTTCATCAGGTTTACCATTTGCATCTTCTTCAGATTCTTTTCATACATTCCCAGCTTCAGGTCAGCAACTCACCTCAATCACTATTTGTTTTCCTTTATTTAATGTAGTGCTACTTCCCGATTTCCTGAAACTCATGCAGGGAAACACAATGAGGTTAAGGGTCACGGCGGGGTGCTTGTGTCTTGGGCTAGACCGGAGAGATTGCTTGCTGATAATATAAGCGAGCCTCTTGCGCTTGCTGCGCACAGAACCTACAGAAAAGACCCTCTTaatgattttcaaaaatacacgGGAGGCTGGAACATCAGCAATCGCCATTACTGGGCTGTAggtctttaaatattttaacttgTTTTCTTACGCTCGTTAGTTGATGCACGTTTTGGGCTTCACATCAGTCACTTTTTTACTTCCTCCACCatgaaaacattttttttatgttcttcGAATTTTTTCTCTGAAAGTAGTCTTTATTTTCTGTATTTCTAGAATTATTTGTTTAAGAGAGATCACTACTCTCATATGGGTCCGTGGAGAAGACGCATTGCTCATCCATTAGGCTGTGTGAAGAAATTGTTTTCCATTTATTCCCGTGGTTATGGGGTGAATACAGATTTTAGTATAATTCCATAGAAATTAGCCATAAAAAGACTGAAATAACTTCAGTATCAAACAGAAGAATTGATTGTTTGGTTTCTATTGAATTTGAAGTAGATGGCGGTTTGAAAACCGTGACTTACAGGATTGAGATCATTGATATATCGTAGGATGAACAAGGATACTATCTGATTTGTTGCTACGCTTGGGGCAAAGGGAAAAAAGAGTATCCATGTAGCTATGTGTACAGGCCACCACATCTCATATATtatggatatttgatttttcTCCACCGGTTAGAGTTATATGAGTCGATAATATCCTTGATCCCACTTTCTGCAGTTTGGTTTTTTCGTTGATGATGATGAACATGAATTTCCatgctaaaatattttgaaggtaCTGATATTGAAACCAAGTATGATTTTAAGAACTATATAGGCATGACTAAATGTGCGCAATGATTGCCTGATTCAATGTTaacaagattttattttaagttgtttcaCTTTTGTAGTTGACACTAAAGTGCGCATAATCTTTCAGGAAAAGAGGCGTGCCTGTGCCGAAATGGCCTAATGCATGTGAACTATATGCTAAATTACTATAGGTCTCCATTTTTTTGGTTCTGTGACCTTATATTGGGATGTATTCTGCTGGTTTTAAGCTCAGGCTCCTTGTGAGTGCATAGTGGTCAAAAGGAGACAGCTGAACTATTTctgaaaaaaagaaattatcaGACATCTATTCTTTGCTTTGAACTTCAATCTTATGTTGACCTGAAAGAGTTGATGAGGAATGCTTGTTTAGAATCAGCGCTGCATATTGTTGCAATGCAGTGATGCCCCAAACACATGCCAAAATTTTGATCACGGCATGGTGAAGAGTTTCAAGTCATTTGATAAACAACCAAATTTCTATCTTTTTATTAAAGCCTCTTAACTCGTCGCAGGTTGATCTGATATGTGATAAATTTTTAACAGATCATACAGGCTGCTCTACGAGAACTGTTAGCCATGTTTTCATTAATTGATATCAATTCATATTTAATTGCAGTCAGTGGCATACACTGCCATTCCATTTTTTGTGGTGGCAATAATCTGGTTTGCGGTTTTTGGGCTTTGTTTGTCTCTCATCTGTCTCTGCTACTGTTGCTGTCGGAGAGAACCTTATGGCTATTCTCGAATCGCTTATGCACTCTCTCTCATCTTCCTCGTTTTCTTTACCATTGTTGCAATGTACacacactctctctctctctctctgtttAAACACATGTATGCACACACATTTGGAGTGAAACTAATTTCTGTCATGCTTGTTCAGCATTGGATGTATTGTATTATACACTGGTCAGGGAAAATTTCATAGCAGTACGATGAATACTTTGGAATATGTCGTTCATCAGGCAGATATCACATCTGAGAGTCTTAGAAATGTGTCAGAATATCTTTCTGCAGCCAAGCAAATTAACGTGGAGCAAGTTTTTCTACCTTCGAATGTCCAAACGGACATTGACCAGATTCAATCCAAGATAAACTCTTCTGCTAATACCCTTGCAAGCAAAACAGAAGATAATTCAAAAGACATAAAAGATTTAATTCGATCAGTGTGAGTTTGAATCCCAGTTAGAATTCTCGTCTTTTGAATTTAGTTTGaaaatgatatgaaaatgttctTTCAGGAGATTGGCTCTTATCATACTCTCTGCTGTCATGCTTCTTTTAACATTTCTTGGATTCGGTATGACTAATCCCATTCCTCAAGTCGGAAGAAAGATACTTGAACTtctgttcatgatgttttttaCTTGCGTCTATTCAACTTTGGAATTTCCTCTTTGCAGTGTTTTCAATTTTTGGCATGCAGTTTTGTGTGTACATGTGAGTGATTTGGCTATTTACCTTTGACTGTATCTCGTGTAATTTGATTATTCAAGTTGTGCCTTGACAGGTGGTTGCATTAATGTTCATAATCTTTTGGTTGCAGCTTGGTGATCACTGGATGGATTCTTGTGACAGGGACGTTCATACTGTGTGGAATTTTTCTTCTCCTCCACAAGTTAGAAATTCTATTGCTTTTACTTATTCTGTCACTGTTCTTAGTATTCAAAGATGGATAATTTATGTGATCGTAATTGACATCTTCCTTTGGTATATATTTTAGTGTGACTGGAGATACATGCGTCGCAATGAATGAGTGGGTCCAAAATCCGACTGCTCATACAGCACTTGATGATATATTACCATGTGTAGATAATGCCACTGCACAAGAAACCTTGACAAGAAGCAAGGAAGTAACATCCCAATTGGTCACTTTAATCAACACAGTAATATCTAATGTCTCGAACATCAATTTTTCCCCCAGCTTTGTTCCTCTCTACTACAATCAATCTGGTCCACTCGTACCAAACCTTTGTAACCCTTTTAATCCTGACCTGACTCCTCGAACTTGTGTACCTGGTGAAGTTGATTTGAACAATGCGACACAGGTAAGTTTGGGGATGTAT
This window harbors:
- the LOC140967064 gene encoding uncharacterized protein, whose product is MNQSNPILSYQTMLCSGSLLLYLVAIFLLLSSGLPFASSSDSFHTFPASGKHNEVKGHGGVLVSWARPERLLADNISEPLALAAHRTYRKDPLNDFQKYTGGWNISNRHYWASVAYTAIPFFVVAIIWFAVFGLCLSLICLCYCCCRREPYGYSRIAYALSLIFLVFFTIVAIIGCIVLYTGQGKFHSSTMNTLEYVVHQADITSESLRNVSEYLSAAKQINVEQVFLPSNVQTDIDQIQSKINSSANTLASKTEDNSKDIKDLIRSVRLALIILSAVMLLLTFLGFVFSIFGMQFCVYILVITGWILVTGTFILCGIFLLLHNVTGDTCVAMNEWVQNPTAHTALDDILPCVDNATAQETLTRSKEVTSQLVTLINTVISNVSNINFSPSFVPLYYNQSGPLVPNLCNPFNPDLTPRTCVPGEVDLNNATQVWSGYVCEASPNGICVTTGRLNPTIYGQMAAGVNVSYGLYQYGPFLVDLEDCSFVRQTFSEIDGVYCPGLRKYSQWIYVGLVMVASAVMLSLVFWVIYGRERRHRVYTKEHMRGGVDDFEGDHIKHTS